Genomic segment of Sinorhizobium meliloti:
GAGGATGATGATGGCAGCCCAGATCGACCAGCCGGCGATCGTCCCGTCGGCGGCCACTAGCAGCAGGATCGAGGCGACCAGCAGCTTGTCCGCGATCGGGTCGAGCATGCGGCCGATATTGGAGGTCTGCTTCCATATGCGGGCGAGATAGCCGTCGAAAAAGTCGGTGATCGAAGCCGCGACAAAGAGGATAAGCGCGGTCCAGCGCGCGAAGTCCGAGCTGTGAAGCCGTCCTTCGATGAAGAAGCAGAAGACGATCAGCGGCACGATCAGGATGCGGAAATAGGTCAGCAGATTCGGGATGCTATAGGCTATGGGCGTTGGCATGGATTCGGTTTCTCTGGACACGACAGTCCTCATTTCCCGCCATCTGGGGTCTCGGCGCGATCGATTCTAGTGGTCGAAGCGGGATGCGGGCGGAAACGCCGAATGCCTTTCCTCATCCCCTCCGGGTTCAGCTGTACAGAATGACTTTGCGACCATAAGGTCAACAGATCATTGCGTGACGCCTGTCATAATTGGCGGATTTCGCCTGAATGCAGGCTGAACCGCGCCGCGCCGTCATTTGGCGGCGTCTTCGTGGAAATGCTCGTAGACGATACGGGCGACCGTTTCGGAAATGCCGTTTACCGACATCAGGTCGTTGATGCCGGCGCGGGAGACTGCCTTGGCGGTTCCGAAATGGGTGAGGAGCGCGCGTTTGCGCGTCGGGCCGATTCCGGCGATCTCGTCGAGCGGATTCTTGACCATTTCCTTCTTCCGGCGAGCCCGATGCGAGCCGATCGCGAAGCGGTGCGCTTCGTCGCGCAGGCGCTGGATGAAATAGAGGACCGGGTCGCGCGGCGGCAGAGTAAAGCTTTCCCGGCCTTCGGCGAAGAAACGTTCGCGGCCGGCGTCGCGGTCGACGCCCTTGGCCACGCCGATCGCCGCCACGCTGTCCTCTATGCCGAGTTCCTTGAGAATCGCACGAACCGCCGTCATCTGCCCTTGGCCGCCATCGATCAGGATGACGTCGGGCCACGCGGGGAAACCGGCATCCTCACCCGGCTCTGCGGACCGATCCGGCTTGCCCTCCTCTTTCAGGAGACGGGAGAAGCGCCGCGTCATGACCTCGCGCATCATGCCGAAATCGTCGCCCGGCGTGATGTCGGTCGATTTGATGTTGAACTTTCGGTACTGGCCTTTGACGAAGCCCTCCGGGCCGGCGACCACCATGCCGCCCACCGCATTGGTGCCCATGATATGCGAGTTGTCGTAGATCTCGATGCGGCGCGGCACGTAAGGGAGTTGGAAGGTTGCGGCAAAACCTTCGAGCAGGCGCCCCTGCGAAGCGGTTTCGGCGAGCTTGCGGCCATGCGCCTCGCGGGCGTTTGCGAGCGCATGCTCGACGAGATCCTTCTTCTCTCCGCGCTGCGGCACGAGGATCGAGACCTTGTAGCCGGATTTCTCGCTGAGCGCCTGTGCAAGCAGTTCCTGTTCCTCGACGGGGGCGCAGAGCAGGACCTGCCGCGGACAGGGCTTGTCGTCATAGAACTGTGCAAGAAACGCGCTGAGCACCTCGGCGGGCGGAATCGAAGGGTCGGCTTTCGGAAAATAGGCGCGATTGCCCCAGTTCTGCCCCGTCCGGAAGAAGAACACCTGGATGCAGGAGATGCCGCCTTCGTGATGAATGGCGAAGACGTCCGCTTCCTCGACGCCGGCCGGATTGATGCCCTGGTGGCTCTGGACGTGGCTCAGCGCGGCCAGCCGGTCGCGGTAAAGCGCGGCACGCTCGAAATCGAGGTTTTCCGAAGCCTCGGCCATGGCGGAGGCAATGGTCGCCTTCACCGCCTGGCTCTTGCCGGAGAGAAAGTCCTTGGCTTCGCTGACCAGTTCCGCGTAGTCCGCATCGCTGATCTCGTTCGTGCACGGCGCGGAACAACGCTTGATCTGGTAGAGCAGACAGGGGCGCGTGCGTGTTTCGAAGACACTGTCCGTGCAGGTTCTGAGAAGAAAGGCGCGTTGCAGCGAATTGATCGTGCGTCCGACTGCTCCGGCCGAGGCGAAGGGGCCGAAATAGTCGCCTTTGCGGCTGCGCGCGCCGCGATGCTTGTAGAGCGCCGGCGCTCGCGTATCGCCGGTGACGACGATATAGGGGAAGGACTTGTCGTCGCGCAGAAGCACGTTGAAGCGCGGGCGCAGGCGCTTGATGAGGTTCGCTTCGAGCAGCAGCGCCTCGATCTCCGTCCGCGTCGTCACGAATTCCATATGTGCGGTCTCGCGAACCATGCGCGCGATGCGGTTCGAGTGGCCGCGCCCCTGCGCATAGTTGCTCACCCGCTTCTTCAAGCTGCGGGCCTTGCCGACATAGAGCACGTCGCCGGCCTCGTTGAGCATCCGGTAGACGCCGGGCCCGTTCGGCAGGCGCTTGACGAAGGCCTGGATGAGTTCGGCTCCCTTGAGGCCCGCCGCTTCCGGCAGGCTCTCCGCCCATCCTATTGCCGGCGCCGGCCGTTCGGGCTCGGTCACTTCGACCAGATCGTCTTCGTCGTCCGTCTCCGTGGCGTCGTAAAGGATGCCGCCATCGGTGGGCGTCTGCCCGTTCATTCCACTATCTCCCGAATATCCGGCGTCTCCCAGGCAAGGTGCTGGCCGCCGTCGAGTGCAATCATCTGTCCGGTAACCGACGGCGTGTCGAAAAGGAAGCGGATCGCACGTCCGAATTCATCGAGCGCCGGACCGCGCCTGAGGATCAGCGCCTCGACCTGGGCCTCGAAATCACGCGGATCCTGTCGCTCGTTCGGCAGCGTCGGCCCGGGTCCGATGCCGTTGACGCGAATGTCGGGGGCGAGCGCCTGGGCCATCGTCTGAGTTGCCGTCCACAGCGCCGACTTCGACAACATATAGGAATAAAAGCGCGGATTTGGAGACCAGACGCGCTGATCGATCACATTGACGATGAGACCGGAGACGTCGACCGGCCGCTGCAGGGCAAAATCGCGGGCGAGCAGGGAGGGGGCTTTGACATGCAGCGCGAAGTGCCGCTCCCATACCGCTTCGTCGAACTCGGCGAGGCTGTCCTTGTTGAACACCGAGGCATTGTTGACGAGGAGATCCAGCGGACCGAGCAGGGCCGTTGCCTGCGCGATGAGCCCGGAGGCAGCGCCGACTTCGGTAAGATCGGCTCTGAGTGCGACCGCCCTCGCGCCGGTCTTTCCCAGCTTCTCGGCGAGCGCCTCCGCTTCTGCGAACGATCCGTTCGCGTGAATGGCGAGCGCGAAACCGTGCGCCGCCAGATCCTCGACTATTGCCCTGCCGATGCGTCGGGCGCCGCCGGTAACGAGCGCCGCCTTGAGTGTCCTTTTCAACGTTTCGTCCCGTTCTTCGAATCCTGATGCCGAGTGGCAGAAGATATAGACTGGAAACGCTCGCCGAAACTCTCGCCGGAGGATTCATTTCTGAAAAATTAACGCGGAAGCCGTAATTTGCATTAGTTTGTATTGCTATAGTATATCTTTCGTTAATCCTGAATCATGGTTAATAAAACTCCTGTGTCTGCGCTGCAACATCGCTTTTCAGTCGCGTTGCCGCCACTAAAATTTCACATTTTGGCTCTTGAGATTCCTCATTTCCTGATCAATTTCGGGTCAACCGGGCGGGTTAATTACAGATGTCCGGTGTTCCGCCGGGAAACACCTAAAACGGAACGCCGGTTCGAAAGGAGAATAGTATGCGTACGCTCACCACCACCCTCATGGCCTCGGCCATGGCCCTCGTTGCTTTCCAGGCCGCCCACGCCGCTGACGTGGTCGACGAAGTTCCGGCTGCTCCGGCTGCCGAATATACCGAACCGGCGGTGCGCAACTGGTCCGGCGCCTATGTCGGCGGCACCATCGACTGGCACCATGGCGAGGCCGATGCGACCGGCAACAATAAGTCGGTCGGTTTCGGTGGCGGTCTCTATGGCGGCTACAACGTTCAGGACGGCCAGATGGTTTATGGCGGTGAGGCCGACGTAAACTACACCGGGAACGATGCCCGCTCCAGCGGCCGCCGCGTAAAGCAGGGTGTCAACGGCTCGGTCCGCGGTCGCGTCGGTGTCGACCTGAACCCGGTTCTCGTATACGGCACGGCCGGTGTCGCACTCGGCAATGCAAAGCTTTCGACTCCGGCAGGCTCCGACGACAAGACGCTTGTCGGCTGGACCGCAGGTGTCGGCGCCGAAACCTTCGTCACCGACAACATCACCGCGCGTGCCGAATACCGCTACACGGATTACGGCTCCAAGGACTTCCGCGCCGGCGGTTCGACGGTCTCGTCCGGCTACGACGAGCACAGCGTCAAACTCGGTATGGGCGTCAAGTTCTGATCCGTCCAACGCGATCGAAAAAAGGCCGGGCTAACCCCGGCCTTTTTTGTTTTGAGCCGCATCCTGCGGCGCGCGCCACGAGTCTCCTTCACCCCGTTGCGGGAGAAGGTGGCCGGCAGGCCGGATGAGGGGCGATGCAAGCAAGAGCAAGCTTCGCGATGCTCAAGCCTTGAACTTCGAATAATCCGGGAAGTGCTTCTCGAATTTGGCAGGCCAGTTCTTGAGCTTGGGCCGGCCCTTCTGCCATTCGCCGGCGAAGCGCAGTTCGATGTAGCGCAGCGTGGCGGCGAGTGCGAAATGACCGGCATTGAGCTTCCCTCCGGTCTTGGGCAGGTTTGCTTCGAGGTAGTCGAGGCCCCGTTCCACCTTTTCCCATTGCCGGTCGATCCAGGGCTGGTGCACCTTTTCAGGCGGATGGAAGCGTTTCTCGTAGACGATCGCGAGCAGGCTGTCGCAAATGCCGTCGCAAAGTGCCTCGAAGATCTCGATCCGGGTACGCTTCTCGTGATTCTTCGGATAGAGCTTGCCCCCGGTTTCGCGATCGATGAAATGCATGATCGCGCGGCTGTCGTAGATTGCCAGGCCGTCGTCAGTGATCAGCGTCGGAATCTTTCCGAGCGGATTGTTGTCGATCAGCTGCGGCGGATTGGCATTGGTTTCCGTGAGAACGCTTTCCGCCGCGATTCCGGCATGATGAGCCGCCATGCGGACCTTGTTCGAATAGGGGGAGGCGGGCGAGTAGAGTATCTTCATGCGATGTCTTTCCATCATGGTGCTGGAGGCAACGAGACGGTGTCTCGTCTGCAGGCCTGTCGGTCGACTTGAGGGCAAGCCCTGAATTTCAGTTCCTTGTCGAAGCAGATCCTGATTTCTTCGAGTAACCTTCCTTCGCAGGTAACAGCGATCGACTCGCTCGTCATCCCGGAATTTTTCTTCTCGAAGGCCGCTTCGATCGCCTGGACGGAGAGGTTCTCCGCGCCGTCCGCAGCCGTCAATTCCGAAGGAATGGCGAGCCTCTCATGCGCGGCCCGCGTGACCGCGAAATAATCCCTCTGGCTGAGGCCGGAACAGGTGCCGTGCTTGCGCCACTGGTGGCCGATAAGGCCCATCGAGGGGATGAGATCGAAATGTTGCCGTCCGAGTGATTCGGGCACGCGATCCGAGTGCCGCGTCCGGCAATATTCCGGATAGCTGCCTTCGTTCTGCGGCCAGAGCCCGTGTACGATCAGGCCATGCCCGCGGCCGGTTTCGCACTGGTCGGACTTGCCTTTCGGGTCGTTGGCGTCGCACCAGGTCGGCGACCAGGAGAGGGAAAGCACATAGAAGTCGAAACCCGTGCCGACGGGCACAGGCGCCATTGACGCACGTTTCGCCAAATCATCCGAGGCGTTCGGGGCAGTCTGGCTGCCTTCTTCACCGCTACAGCCGACAAGCGTGCCAAGGACGACGATTGTCGGCAGCAGCCTGAAACGCGTCGCATTCGATCGAGTTCGTGAGATGCGCTTCAGCTTTTCGTACCGATGCATGTCGTTGTCCCAAAACCGCTGCGCACTTTTGGGCCACATGCGTTAGGTGCTGCGATCACCGAAGCGAAGCGCAGTTGGCGCCGTAGACATACCATGGGTCGAGACCCCCGACGCAGAACTCGATATTGGACCCGACGCCGGCAAAGCCCCATGGCCGTTCGATCAGATACCACATGGGGCGCCGAACGCCGTCCGTGGTCACCGCGGTCGCGTAGCAATATTCGCGTTCCACCAGATGGGTGTAATCGCGCGGTTCGAAGCGGCTTTGACCCATTTCGCGAATCTCGGCGATGGCGATGTTGGCGCGCAGATAGTTCGCCGCCTTGTAGTCGAAGCGCCGGGTGATGAAACCCAGGACGGAGGGGTTGCCGCAAACGCCGACGTCGTAGGTGTGCCGGGCGACGGGAACTTCCGCAAAGTCTGCGGCGACCGCGCTGCTGGCCACGCCGGCAACGAGGGAAAGCGAGGTGAGAAGCATTGCGGCAAGCTTGCAAGTCATGGCTACCTCCCTGAGTCGTCGTAAGAGATTGAAGCCACAGAACCTTATCCGTCAAGGCCCTCGATCGAGCGGCGCCTCGCCGCGCAGCCAGAAGCAACGCCCCGAAGCGAAACGATCCTGGGCGAGTTGTGTCTTCAGATAGGGTAGGAGAATGTCGAGTTCGCCTTTCAACGTGAAGGGCGGGTTGACGATGACGAGGCCGGATCCCGCGAGTCCCGTGGTAACGCGATCGCTGCGCACCGACAGTTCGGCGCAAAGCATTTTCGGGATTTCCAAAGCCTTGAGCGACTCGTGAAAATCCCTGATCGGCGCGCCCTTCTTCAGCGGATACCAGAGACAGTAGATGCCGCCGGTGAAGCGGCGGTACGCCTTGGCCAGCCCGTCCACCAGCCGCTCATACTCGCCTTCGGCTTCGAAGGGAGGATCGACGAGAACGAGGCCGCGCTTTTCCTTCGGCGGCAGATGTGCGCCCAGCGCCAACCAGCCGTCGAGCCGGGTGATGCGGCTCTGGAAATCACCTTCGAAGAGCCGGTGCAGCGCCTCGTGATCCTCCGGATGAAGTTCCATGGCCGACAGCCGGTCCTGCGGGCGAAACAACATGCGAGCGAGCTTCGGCGATCCCGGATAATGCATGAGGCCGCCCTCGGGATTGAGGTCGCGAACGGCGGAAAGATACGGTTCGAGAATGGCGGCGACCGGGGCGGGAAGCTCGGCCTCGATCAGCCTTCCGATGCCCTCGCGCCATTCGCCGGTCTTCTGCGCTTCCTCGCTCGAAAGGTCGTAAACGCCGATCCCCGCATGGGTGTCCAGCACGCGGAAGGCCTTGTCCTTCTGCTTCAGGTAGGTGACGAGCCGTGCCAGCACCGCGTGCTTCAGGACATCGGCGAAGTTGCCCGCGTGGTAGATGTGCCGGTAGTTCATAAGCGTTGCCGATGGCCGCGATCAATTGTTTCGATGAATGGCGAATGGGGCTTTGAGCGTCCCTGGCCATGCCATATAGAAAAGCCATGAACGTTGCGACCCCTATCAGACAAGAAAAAACCATCGGCCATTCGGTCTGTCCGCACGACTGTCCCTCGGCTTGCGCTCTGGAGGTCGACCTCACCGCCGAGGGCCGGATCGGCCGCGTACGCGGCGCGGCGGAAAACACCTATACGGCGGGGGTGATCTGCGCCAAGGTCGCCCGCTATGCAGAGCGCATCTATCATCCTGGCCGGCTGATGGTGCCGCAACGCCGGCTCGGTGCGAAGGGCGAGGGGCGTTGGCAGGAGATTTCCTGGGAGACGGCCCTGGACGAGATCGCCAACCAGTTCGTCAAAGCCGAGCAGAGACACGGCTCGGAGGCGGTTTGGCCCTATTTCTATGCCGGCACGATGGGGCAGGTGCAGCGCGACTCCATCGAGCGGCTGCGCCACGCCAAGCGCTATTCCGGCTTCTTCGGGTCCATCTGCACCAACATGGCCTGGACCGGCTACACCATGGCGACCGGTACCCTGCGCGGACCGGACCCAAGAGAGATGGCCAAGTCCGATTGCGTCGTGATCTGGGGCACCAATGCGGTTGCGACGCAGGTCAACGTGATGACCCACGCGGTCAAGGCGCGAAAGGAGCGCGGCGCCAAGATCGTCGTCATCGACGTCTACGACAATCCGACGATCAAGCAGGCCGATATGGGGCTGGTCCTGAAGCCGGGCACCGACGCGGCGCTCGCCTGCGCCGTCATGCACGTCGCCTTCCGCGACGGTCATGCGGACCGCGCCTATATGGCTGAATTCGCCGATGATCCCGCGGGGCTCGAAGCGCATCTGAAGACGCGCGGACCGGAATGGGCTTCCGCGATCACCGGGCTTTCGGTGGAGGAGATCGAAGCTTTCGCGAGACTCGTCGGGACGACGCCGCGGACCTATTTCCGTCTCGGCTACGGCTTCACCCGCCAGCGCAACGGTTCCGTCGCGATCCATGCCGCAGCCTCCGTTGCCACGGTGCTCGGCTCCTGGAAGCACGAGGGCGGCGGTGCCTTCCATTCGAACAACGACATTTTCCGGCTGGACAAGCGCGAGCTCGTCGGCAGCACCCTTCACGATCCGGATGTGCGCATGCTCGACCAGTCGCAGATCGGCCGCGTGCTGACCGGAGACGCCGAGGCACTTCGCCATCGCGGTCCCGTGACGGCATTGCTCATCCAGAACACCAATCCGGTCAATGTCGCGCCGGAGCAGCGGCTGGTGAAGCGCGGCTTTCTGCGCGACGACGTCTTCGTCGCCGTGCACGAGCAATTCATGACGGACACCGCGCAAGTCGCGGACATCGTCCTGCCGGCCACCATGTTCCTCGAGCACGACGACCTTTATCGCGGTGGCGGCCACCAGCATGTTCTGCTCGGGCCGAAAGTCGTCGAGCCGCCGCCGACCGTGCGCACCAATCTTTTCGTCATCGAAGAGCTGGCAAAGCGTCTCGGCGTCGCAGACTGTCCCGGCTTCGGGATGACGGAACGCCAGCATATCGATCGATTGCTCGCCAATTACGGCATCGGCTACGACGAGATGAAGGAGCGGAAATGGCTCGATTGCCAGCCGGCTTTCGAGGAGGCGCATTTCCTCAACGGTTTCGCGCATCCGGACGGCAGGTTCCGCTTCAAGGCGGATTGGACCGGTACGCCCGCGCCGAACCGGCCACCGGAGGCGATGGGGGCTCAGGGGCCGCACGGTGAACTTCCCGAGTTCCCAGATCATGTCGACCTCATCGAGGTGGCCGACGAGCGGCATCCGTTCCGGCTGGCGACGTCGCCGGCGCGGTCCTTCCTCAATTCCACCTTTGCCGAAACCCCGTCCTCGATCCAGAAGGAAGGCCGGCCGGAAGTCATGATCCATGCGGAGGATGCGGCCGAACTCGGTATCGCCGAGGGCGACGTCGTCAGGCTTGGCAACGGGCGTGGTGAAATTCGCCTGCACGCGAAGATCGGAGGGGGTGCCCGCCGCGGCGTCGTCATCGCCGAAGGGCTTTGGCCCAATGGCGCCCATTTGGACGGGGAGGGGATCAACGTCTTGACCGGTGCCGATGCCGTGGCACCCTATGGCGGCGCTGCATTCCACGACAACCGGGTCTGGATGCGGCGGACCTGACCGCCGCTCTCCAGATCACGATGATTTTATGGACCCCCTCATCTGCGGGGCGGGAAGAGTTCTTTCAGCCCAAGGACTTGGTCCGGCTGGATCCCTGTGACGAGCACAGGCGATCGAACAAGCGGCGGCGGGTAGCCCGAATCTCAACAGGCCTTCAAGGATTTCTTATGATCAAAAACGCAGACCCGCGCTTCCGGATCATCGATCGCAAGACGGTCTGGGATGGTTTCATCAATCTCGAGCAGATCACGATCGAGCAGGAAATGTCCGACGGCAGCACCGCGCGCCTCGTGCGTGAAGTCCACGACCACGGTCGCGCCGCAACGATCCTCCTCTTCGATCCGGAGCGGCAGGTGGTGGTTCTCGTCCGCCAGCTGCGCCTGCCGGTTTTCCTGCAGGGGGAAAAGGGATATCTCCTCGAAGCGCCGGCGGGCCTCCTCGACGGCGAAACCCCGGAAGTCGCCATTTGCCGCGAGGCGATGGAGGAAACCGGCTACCGCATCGAAACGGCTATGCATCTCTTCGATGCCTATATGAGCCCCGGCTCCATTACGGAGCGCACGAGCTTCTTCCTCGGTCTCATCGATATATCGAAGAAGGTCGCGGCGGGCGGCGGGCTTGCGCATGAAGGCGAGGACATCGAGGTGTTGGAAATTTCCTTCGACGAAGCCGTCGCGGGGATTGGCACCGGCGAGATCTGCGACGCGAAAACCATCATGCTTCTGCAGTGGGCTATGCTCAACCGTGCCTCTCTGGCCAAGTAATCGCCTGATACTCTGCAATATTCTACATTACCGATATTTCACTGTTTGATCGCGCTACGCTGCGGTAAGTCCTTGTCGTCTCCTTCAACGACACGGGCGATCCAATGGCGTCCTCCTCTGAAGAGTTTGAAGAGAAAGACCAGCGGCCGCGGGGCGCATGGATGCTCTTTCTGAAGCGCAACCAGCGCTATCTCTCCGCGCTGGGCACACTCCTCGTGATCGCGTTCTTCGGGGCGGCGATCTTTCACCTGACGGCCGAGGTGCAATATGACGATGTCGTGTCGGCGCTGTCGGAAACAAGCCGGCGATCGGTGGCAACGGCGATCCTGTTCACGGGCCTGAGCTTCCTCGCACTCACCTTCTATGACGTCAGCGCGCTCGACTACATCGAACGCAAGCTCCCTTATCCCGCCGTCGCGCTCACCGCCGCCTGCGCCTATGCGGTCGGCAACACGGCGGGCTTCGGTCCGCTGAGCGGCGGCGCAATCCGCTATCGGTCCTATTCGCGCCTTGGACTGGAACCGGAGGAGATCGCCCGTATCATCGCCTTCGTCACGCTCGCCTTCGGATTGGGGCTCGCGGCAGTCACATGCCTGAGCCTGCTTGCCGTTGGCGAATACGTGGCGCCGTTGACCGGGATCGATGCGGCATGGCTGCGGGCAATCGCCGCCTTCGTCCTTGCCGGCTTGCTGGCGGTGCTGGTCGCCGCCCGCAGCGGTCGCGAGGTCCGCATCGGCCGCCTCGTCCTGCGTCTGCCGGACTCACGGACATCGTCGCGCCAGTTCCTCGTGACGGCGCTCGATCTCGCTGCGTCGGCGAGCGTCCTCTATGTCCTTTTGCCCGCCGGGACGGTGGGCTGGCCCGCTTTCCTGGCGATCTACGCCGTGGCGGTCGGCCTCGGGGTGCTCAGCCACGTGCCGGCGGGGCTCGGCGTTTTTGAAGCGGTGATCGTTGCGAGCCTGGGCCGCGCAGCCGGCGTCGACGCGGTGCTCGGTGCACTCGTCCTCTACCGCGTCATCTACCACCTGTTGCCCTTGCTCATCGCCATCGTCGTGATGATCGGCATCGAACTCCGCCAGTTGGCGGGCCACCCGGCAGCCTCCAGCCTTCGCCGCGCCGGCGGCCGGATGACGCCGCTCTTGCTTGCCACGCTGGCGCTCGTCCTCGCCTTGATGCTGGTGCTCTCGGGCGTGACGCCGACGCCGGACGAGAACCTGGACTTTCTTGCGAATTACGTGCCCCTTCCGATCATTGAAGGCGCGCATTTCCTGGCGAGCCTGTTGGGGCTGGCGCTGTTCATCGTCGCTCGGGGGCTGGCGCTGCGTCTCGACGGCGCCTGGTGGGCATCGATCGCGATCGCGCTGGCCGCAATCCTGCTTTCCCTGGTGAAGGCGGTGGCGCTCGGGGAAGCCGGCATGCTCGCCTTCCTCCTTGTCGGGCTGCTCGCGAGTCGTCGGCTCTTCAACCGTCCTGCCTCGCTTTTCGGACAGGCGCTGACGCTGCCGTGGCTTACCGCGCTCGGCGTCATCTGTTTCGGCGCATTCGTCGTCCTGCTCTTCGTCTATCGCGACGTCGCATATAGCCATGAGCTCTGGTGGCAGTTCGAATTCTCCGCCGAGGCGCCGCGCGGGCTCCGCGCCCTTCTGGGAGTGACGATCGGCGCAAGTGCTGTAGCGACCTGGAGCCTGATGCGCCCGGCCGCTGCGGCGGTTGCGCCCGCCTGCCGGCAGGAGATGGAACGGGCTATCGCCATCGTCGACGCGCAGGACATGTCCGATGCCAACCTCGTGCGCATGGGTGACAAGAGCATCATGTTCTCCGCCGACGGCCGGGCCTTCATCATGTATGGCCGCTGGGCGCGTTCCTGGATTGCGTTGTTCGATCCGGTCGGGCCCGTGGATGCCTGGCCGGACCTGATCTGGCAGTTCATCGAGGCGGCGCGCTCCAATGGTTGCCGGGCCGTCTTCTACCAGGTCTCGGCGCACGGGCTTGCCCATTACGCGGATGCGGGCTTGCGAGCCTTCCGCCTCGGCGAACTTGCCGAGGTCGATCTCACGCGCTTCGAGATGAAGGGCGGCAAGTGGGCAAACCTGCGCCAGCAGGTGAGCCGTGGC
This window contains:
- the mprF gene encoding bifunctional lysylphosphatidylglycerol flippase/synthetase MprF; this translates as MASSSEEFEEKDQRPRGAWMLFLKRNQRYLSALGTLLVIAFFGAAIFHLTAEVQYDDVVSALSETSRRSVATAILFTGLSFLALTFYDVSALDYIERKLPYPAVALTAACAYAVGNTAGFGPLSGGAIRYRSYSRLGLEPEEIARIIAFVTLAFGLGLAAVTCLSLLAVGEYVAPLTGIDAAWLRAIAAFVLAGLLAVLVAARSGREVRIGRLVLRLPDSRTSSRQFLVTALDLAASASVLYVLLPAGTVGWPAFLAIYAVAVGLGVLSHVPAGLGVFEAVIVASLGRAAGVDAVLGALVLYRVIYHLLPLLIAIVVMIGIELRQLAGHPAASSLRRAGGRMTPLLLATLALVLALMLVLSGVTPTPDENLDFLANYVPLPIIEGAHFLASLLGLALFIVARGLALRLDGAWWASIAIALAAILLSLVKAVALGEAGMLAFLLVGLLASRRLFNRPASLFGQALTLPWLTALGVICFGAFVVLLFVYRDVAYSHELWWQFEFSAEAPRGLRALLGVTIGASAVATWSLMRPAAAAVAPACRQEMERAIAIVDAQDMSDANLVRMGDKSIMFSADGRAFIMYGRWARSWIALFDPVGPVDAWPDLIWQFIEAARSNGCRAVFYQVSAHGLAHYADAGLRAFRLGELAEVDLTRFEMKGGKWANLRQQVSRGLRDGLEFSVVAPAEVSPILPELEAVSDAWLAHHNAREKGFSLGAFDPRYLTAQPVAILKWQGRIVAFSNILITGTKEEGSVDLMRFSPEAPKGAMDFLFAQLMEYLKNEGYRRFNLGMAPLSGMSERRLAPVWDRAGRAFYEHGERFYNFKGLRAFKSKFHPQWQPRYLVASGGFNPILALMDATFLIGGGLKGVIGK